One stretch of Cryomorphaceae bacterium 1068 DNA includes these proteins:
- a CDS encoding DUF6090 family protein, translating into MIKFFQRIRKEMIKENRVSKYMLYAIGEIVLVVIGILIALQINSWNQLRQQNNQEKIYLEDLKRDLIFDIETLDEKIVQNETSIENVTKVLTLISSKTDFSDEDKMNLYQLLIPICGETYFIPEQGTIHQIEASSAGSYLRNKALKDQIFRYYSSREREGKNMEQSIQLYQHHFITPNILSIGIDPVFSEVAFNGNYELDTIDFTSLLKNKEFNIALFMKKVGATNQNGLYQIAQKEAEQIIALIDDELEI; encoded by the coding sequence ATGATCAAATTCTTCCAACGTATCAGAAAAGAGATGATAAAAGAAAATCGCGTATCGAAGTATATGCTCTACGCTATTGGCGAAATAGTCCTGGTGGTCATTGGGATACTGATTGCCTTGCAAATCAACAGCTGGAACCAACTGCGCCAACAAAACAATCAGGAAAAAATCTATTTGGAAGACCTAAAAAGAGATCTCATTTTTGATATTGAAACACTCGATGAAAAGATCGTGCAGAATGAAACTTCGATAGAAAATGTCACTAAAGTACTGACGTTGATTTCGTCGAAAACAGATTTTTCTGATGAGGATAAAATGAATCTATACCAACTGCTAATCCCTATTTGCGGTGAAACCTATTTTATTCCCGAACAGGGAACCATACATCAGATAGAAGCCAGCAGTGCGGGGAGTTACCTGCGCAACAAGGCGCTTAAAGACCAGATTTTTAGATACTATTCTAGCCGAGAACGCGAGGGGAAGAACATGGAGCAAAGCATACAACTCTATCAACACCATTTTATAACACCCAATATTCTATCTATCGGTATTGATCCCGTATTTTCAGAAGTAGCTTTCAATGGGAATTATGAACTGGACACCATTGATTTTACTTCACTCTTGAAAAACAAGGAGTTCAATATCGCTCTGTTTATGAAGAAAGTAGGGGCTACCAATCAGAACGGTTTATATCAAATCGCACAAAAGGAAGCGGAACAAATTATTGCGCTCATCGATGATGAATTAGAGATATGA
- a CDS encoding DUF6090 family protein yields MIKFFRHIRKAMIKESKASKYLLYAIGEIVLVVIGILIALQINNWNQNETNRAREIAILKDLNQEFKKNTLKLDSLIQDHRGMLEAANEIMMLIGEPENTLANHNVDSLIYLSIDYDDFNPSQSVIDEAIASGTISLIRSDSLRSLIFDWVSAMGGIKESYATMDEMGQTMTLPYLTKYGSMKNIDYFGLMEANGKSKFESRNPALFQEVEFENIMDNQAWGMKNYLNKLEGLKPLVDQIMHLTNREIEKGK; encoded by the coding sequence ATGATCAAATTCTTCAGACATATCCGAAAAGCCATGATAAAAGAAAGCAAAGCCTCGAAGTACCTGCTCTACGCAATCGGCGAAATTGTGCTCGTGGTGATCGGTATATTGATTGCCCTCCAAATCAATAATTGGAATCAAAATGAAACCAATAGAGCTAGAGAAATAGCGATTCTCAAAGATTTAAACCAGGAGTTTAAAAAGAACACATTGAAACTCGATTCCTTGATTCAAGACCACCGTGGGATGCTTGAGGCAGCTAATGAGATCATGATGCTGATAGGAGAACCTGAAAATACTTTGGCAAACCATAATGTAGACAGCCTAATTTACCTCTCCATCGATTATGATGATTTCAATCCTAGTCAATCTGTAATCGACGAAGCAATAGCATCGGGAACGATAAGCTTGATTCGTTCGGATTCTCTGCGTTCGCTCATTTTTGACTGGGTAAGCGCCATGGGTGGCATTAAAGAGTCATATGCTACTATGGACGAAATGGGTCAAACGATGACGCTTCCGTATCTTACCAAATACGGCTCTATGAAGAATATTGACTATTTCGGACTGATGGAAGCAAATGGTAAATCCAAATTCGAATCCAGAAACCCAGCGCTTTTCCAGGAAGTAGAATTCGAAAACATTATGGATAATCAAGCTTGGGGAATGAAAAATTATCTGAATAAATTGGAGGGACTGAAGCCTTTAGTAGATCAAATTATGCATCTGACGAACCGAGAAATAGAAAAGGGTAAATGA
- a CDS encoding DUF6090 family protein, translating into MENRASKYLLYAIGEIVLVVIGILIALQINNWNEQRKERGREVEFLKGLKTDLLADRASLESVIENRTAKVKSCIALQGSIQLETYTQVFSADSMISTVLGWVEYVPQTNTFDELVNSGNLGIIKNDSIKNRLLKLKQDRERDHTYTLHMRREYDHYLYDRHAELGSVWPFGDFEESAKQGVLVYQVLSDDEVELIANGIKAYLSDRRVRNGLRLAAGNNSGLLWGCQKMYKDGNELIELIEEEINK; encoded by the coding sequence ATGGAAAACCGAGCTTCGAAGTACCTGCTATATGCTATTGGTGAAATCGTGCTTGTAGTCATCGGGATATTGATAGCCCTGCAAATCAACAATTGGAATGAGCAGCGTAAAGAACGCGGCAGAGAAGTCGAATTTCTCAAGGGTTTAAAGACCGACCTCCTAGCTGATAGGGCAAGTTTGGAGAGTGTGATTGAGAATAGAACGGCAAAAGTAAAAAGTTGCATTGCATTACAGGGTAGCATCCAATTGGAGACCTACACTCAAGTGTTTTCAGCAGATTCAATGATTTCAACTGTTCTTGGTTGGGTGGAATATGTACCGCAGACCAATACCTTCGACGAATTGGTCAATTCCGGCAATCTCGGGATCATTAAAAATGACAGCATTAAAAACAGATTGCTGAAGCTAAAACAAGATAGAGAGCGTGACCATACTTACACCCTGCACATGCGCAGAGAGTACGATCACTACCTCTATGATCGGCACGCCGAATTAGGATCTGTTTGGCCTTTTGGAGATTTTGAAGAGTCAGCCAAACAAGGAGTATTAGTTTACCAAGTCCTTTCGGACGACGAAGTTGAATTGATAGCAAACGGAATCAAAGCGTATCTAAGTGATCGGCGTGTGAGAAATGGATTGCGTCTTGCAGCCGGCAATAACTCAGGTCTGCTATGGGGCTGTCAGAAAATGTACAAAGATGGGAATGAACTCATCGAATTGATAGAAGAAGAGATAAACAAATGA
- a CDS encoding DUF6090 family protein, translating into MIKFFRHIRQRMIKENRVSKYLLYAIGEIVLVVIGILIALQINNWNEARKEGEQRQQLISSLLEDFEYNRETLLNHKLPAMDMAMEKMELFFRLMQEDTDVNKGQLLSSAQVSVDSLRKLAIPFFQSEPFSANLTTLSEASSSGKLSLLKNKELFREFTQFEMYYDRFLYLTEESTHAYFNGCLWEIRRTVDPDVLAGRKSMPNLNYEEYKKIMDQPLAKTALYNAQILRYNKRSTLSNLLENTDKIISILKEMQES; encoded by the coding sequence ATGATCAAATTCTTCCGACATATCCGACAACGCATGATTAAAGAAAACAGAGTTTCTAAGTACTTGCTCTATGCTATCGGCGAAATCGTGTTGGTGGTAATCGGAATACTGATTGCCTTGCAGATCAATAATTGGAATGAGGCGCGCAAAGAAGGAGAACAACGCCAGCAACTCATTTCATCGCTATTGGAAGATTTCGAGTACAATAGGGAAACATTGCTGAATCATAAATTACCAGCTATGGATATGGCCATGGAAAAAATGGAATTATTCTTCCGTTTGATGCAAGAAGATACTGATGTGAATAAAGGTCAACTGCTTTCAAGTGCACAGGTTTCGGTGGATTCACTAAGGAAGCTGGCAATACCCTTCTTCCAAAGTGAACCATTCAGTGCCAACCTTACAACATTGAGCGAAGCTTCTTCAAGCGGAAAACTAAGTCTATTGAAGAACAAAGAACTATTCAGGGAATTCACTCAATTTGAAATGTACTATGATCGCTTCCTCTATTTGACTGAAGAAAGCACACATGCCTATTTCAATGGTTGTTTATGGGAAATCAGGAGAACAGTGGATCCCGATGTTCTTGCCGGAAGAAAATCCATGCCAAACCTCAACTATGAGGAGTACAAGAAGATTATGGATCAACCTCTCGCAAAAACCGCATTATACAATGCACAAATCCTTAGGTATAACAAGAGATCAACGCTTTCTAACCTATTAGAAAACACAGATAAGATCATCTCCATTTTAAAAGAAATGCAAGAATCATGA
- a CDS encoding DUF6090 family protein, with the protein MIQIFRKIRQRLLSESRFGKYLLYAFGEIVLVVIGILIAIQLNEWRNDAINSQKRDKVLQALHFEFQSNLAQMDTVQSYQRRITLDYPVVMDLIKTVDDLANDSILLLAHNHMGTTWSFDPINGALRSAISSGEIHLIENDRLLDLLFSWEDVVNDSKEESDRQREFQTKQLDLFKKHVRVGDLWASYYPNSILSHFPSDARGLYKDELFEDYISLSYFMAYEYLLELDLIRANNLEILELIESETVKLQ; encoded by the coding sequence ATGATTCAAATCTTTAGAAAGATCCGCCAGCGACTCTTGTCCGAATCAAGATTTGGCAAGTATTTACTCTATGCATTTGGAGAGATTGTGCTGGTGGTGATAGGGATACTGATCGCCATCCAACTGAACGAATGGCGCAATGACGCGATCAATAGCCAAAAAAGGGACAAAGTGTTACAAGCGTTGCACTTCGAATTTCAGTCAAATCTGGCTCAGATGGATACCGTTCAATCTTATCAAAGAAGAATAACCTTGGACTATCCTGTCGTCATGGATCTGATCAAGACTGTGGATGATCTTGCCAATGACTCCATCCTTCTTCTCGCACATAATCACATGGGAACTACTTGGAGTTTTGACCCTATCAACGGGGCGCTCCGTTCTGCTATTTCCTCAGGAGAGATCCATCTTATCGAGAATGATAGACTCTTGGATCTTTTGTTCAGCTGGGAAGATGTGGTCAATGATTCAAAAGAAGAGTCAGATAGACAAAGAGAATTTCAGACCAAGCAACTGGATCTATTCAAGAAGCACGTGCGAGTTGGCGATCTCTGGGCGTCATATTATCCGAACAGCATTCTCAGCCATTTCCCATCCGATGCTCGTGGACTCTATAAAGACGAGCTATTCGAAGATTATATATCCCTCAGTTATTTCATGGCGTATGAGTATTTGCTAGAACTCGATCTCATCAGAGCCAACAATTTGGAGATTCTGGAATTGATAGAAAGTGAAACAGTGAAATTGCAATGA
- a CDS encoding DUF6090 family protein has product MDSKFSKYLLYAIGEIVLVVIGILIALQINNWKETKKERAQEKAILSQVHTEFKSNLKQLDEKIDIRKRQITGAQDLLAFIDYPDSRVKDSIENALTYTIGYSTFDPIVNDLASAGSLRIIRNDSLKLLLSQWTSELVQVIESEQSWYKYRNEVYVPFLIENTQLRTLRNAAMNRTFVGKFLIDVDNREALDSRVDSIGNSAFSYDINVLLNNPDFEDHLTRCIVTNSISNVQSYILRKRILLILKILESELDLKN; this is encoded by the coding sequence ATGGATAGTAAATTCTCAAAGTACCTGCTCTATGCCATTGGAGAAATTGTGCTGGTGGTCATCGGAATTTTGATAGCCTTGCAGATTAACAATTGGAAAGAGACCAAAAAGGAGCGTGCACAAGAGAAGGCTATTCTTAGTCAGGTTCATACCGAATTCAAGAGCAATCTCAAGCAGCTGGACGAAAAGATTGACATCAGAAAAAGACAAATAACAGGAGCGCAGGATTTACTCGCCTTCATTGACTACCCCGATTCAAGAGTGAAGGATAGTATAGAAAATGCGCTGACTTATACCATTGGATACTCCACTTTTGATCCCATTGTAAATGACTTGGCTTCAGCGGGGAGTTTGCGGATAATTCGCAATGATAGCCTCAAATTGCTCTTATCTCAATGGACCAGCGAGTTGGTTCAAGTCATCGAGTCGGAGCAGTCGTGGTACAAGTACCGAAATGAAGTCTATGTGCCGTTTTTGATAGAAAACACCCAGCTTCGTACCTTGAGAAATGCTGCAATGAATAGAACTTTCGTCGGGAAGTTTCTCATTGATGTGGATAACCGGGAAGCCTTGGACTCACGCGTGGATTCCATTGGCAATTCTGCTTTTAGTTATGACATTAATGTGCTTTTGAACAATCCTGACTTTGAAGACCACCTTACTCGTTGCATAGTAACCAATAGCATTTCAAATGTGCAGTCGTATATTTTACGCAAAAGAATATTGCTGATTCTTAAGATATTGGAATCAGAATTAGACCTGAAGAATTGA
- a CDS encoding DUF6090 family protein yields the protein MIKLFRKIRRRLLSEGKFSNYLLYAIGEIVLVVIGILIALQINTSSQRAKDQAQEQVYLKSFQIDLEKDIQELDRVIAKATRVSVLADSLLMFFENRDLLDDETLEPIILELSNFTIYLSHEGTVRDIVGSGDLDLIQSDSVRIKMASWEADLKSIREWESLSKEATADYMDYLGENIDMYKRESGKSMIDEESKARILEDRYFLNLVARRYHEMTILARLYQSELESTLNTLKVVKSELRP from the coding sequence ATGATTAAGCTATTCCGAAAAATCCGCCGGCGATTGCTATCTGAAGGCAAGTTCAGCAATTACCTGCTATATGCCATTGGCGAAATCGTTTTAGTGGTGATTGGAATTCTTATAGCTCTGCAAATTAACACAAGCAGTCAAAGAGCAAAAGACCAAGCTCAAGAACAAGTCTACCTGAAGAGTTTTCAAATCGATCTCGAGAAGGATATACAGGAGTTGGATCGTGTGATTGCGAAGGCTACTCGTGTTTCGGTTCTGGCAGATTCACTACTCATGTTTTTTGAGAATAGAGACCTTCTGGACGACGAAACACTTGAGCCCATCATCTTGGAATTGTCCAATTTCACTATCTACCTATCGCATGAAGGAACTGTTAGAGATATTGTAGGTTCTGGAGATTTAGATCTTATTCAATCAGATAGTGTTCGAATTAAAATGGCGTCTTGGGAAGCTGACCTAAAGAGCATAAGGGAATGGGAAAGTTTAAGTAAAGAAGCCACCGCTGACTACATGGATTATCTTGGAGAAAACATAGACATGTACAAGCGCGAATCTGGTAAATCTATGATTGACGAAGAGTCAAAAGCTAGGATTCTTGAAGATCGTTATTTCCTCAACTTAGTAGCCAGACGGTACCATGAAATGACGATTTTGGCGCGCCTTTATCAGTCAGAATTGGAATCTACCCTCAACACGCTTAAGGTCGTAAAATCAGAATTAAGACCATGA
- a CDS encoding DUF6090 family protein: MIKFFRHIRQKLLAERRLSGYLAYAIGEIILVVIGILIALQINTWNEENKLEKSNRVLLKKLVGELDLNMDRLMYLDTSNKDENGVSKLDRILANADTALHYMTSGLDTSGIVWMLETRQWWAFQFNLHSSVYQEMISTGRLYTLEPDSLIQQIETYYKSLEQREFYLDKMVDGVHRHWEDCKYGEASLETEFNKYGVDALDHHQWVFDRHSENYLDLQQAVKRSSIVMHYEKAELKSQLKLSQELKNQIENVLAQDR; this comes from the coding sequence ATGATAAAATTCTTTCGCCACATCCGTCAAAAACTACTCGCTGAGAGGAGACTATCCGGTTATTTGGCTTATGCCATCGGCGAAATTATTCTCGTGGTGATCGGGATATTGATCGCCCTACAGATCAATACATGGAATGAGGAAAACAAGCTCGAGAAGTCGAACAGAGTCCTCTTAAAAAAGCTGGTTGGTGAGTTGGATCTCAATATGGACAGATTGATGTATCTCGATACGTCAAATAAAGACGAGAATGGTGTTTCAAAACTAGACCGTATACTTGCAAATGCCGACACAGCTCTGCATTACATGACTTCAGGACTTGATACTTCCGGAATAGTCTGGATGTTGGAAACACGGCAATGGTGGGCCTTTCAATTCAACTTGCATTCTTCGGTGTATCAGGAAATGATAAGTACGGGTAGGCTTTACACACTCGAACCTGACTCGCTTATTCAACAGATTGAAACCTATTACAAGAGTTTAGAACAACGCGAATTTTACCTGGATAAGATGGTCGATGGTGTACATCGGCACTGGGAAGATTGCAAATACGGTGAGGCCAGCTTGGAGACAGAGTTCAATAAATATGGCGTCGATGCTCTTGACCATCATCAATGGGTTTTTGATCGGCATTCCGAGAACTACTTGGACCTTCAGCAAGCCGTGAAACGCTCTTCTATTGTAATGCATTATGAAAAAGCAGAGCTCAAATCACAGCTTAAGCTTTCACAAGAACTAAAGAATCAAATTGAAAACGTTTTAGCACAAGACAGATGA
- a CDS encoding DUF6090 family protein translates to MIKFFRKIRQRLLKEGRLSSYLLYAIGEIVLVVIGILIALQISTWSRTRQESDKVKSYLRNIEADLNQQLAYIDIQLEFEYNCDSLAKSLLARYRKEQALAIDSVSSGQLYNLTIRNTFTKADPTYQDLISTGNIGLIKDELLRNEILNYYLELERFETIMMINNTLYVDEMFAMKMVNNAYMVSDVQIGNTDRRLFEVSNEMLEVPEHEMLVINLIKIREDIAVGHVKFMNELKEKTESMLDVIQNHIILEQKE, encoded by the coding sequence ATGATAAAGTTCTTCCGAAAAATCCGTCAACGCTTACTAAAGGAAGGGAGGCTGTCCAGTTACCTCCTCTACGCCATCGGCGAAATCGTGCTTGTAGTGATTGGGATTCTTATTGCTTTGCAGATCAGCACTTGGAGCCGAACTCGTCAAGAAAGCGATAAAGTGAAGTCATACCTGAGAAACATTGAAGCCGATCTCAACCAACAACTGGCCTACATTGATATCCAACTTGAGTTTGAATATAATTGCGACTCTCTTGCCAAGTCGTTATTGGCTCGTTATAGAAAGGAACAGGCTCTCGCCATAGATTCTGTCTCATCCGGTCAATTGTATAATCTGACCATACGCAATACTTTCACCAAGGCAGATCCCACCTATCAAGATCTCATTTCCACAGGGAACATTGGTTTGATCAAAGATGAATTACTTCGAAACGAAATCCTCAATTACTATCTCGAACTTGAACGTTTTGAAACGATCATGATGATCAACAATACACTATACGTAGATGAGATGTTTGCTATGAAAATGGTGAACAATGCCTATATGGTCAGCGATGTACAGATTGGAAATACAGACCGCAGACTATTCGAAGTCTCCAACGAGATGTTAGAAGTTCCAGAGCATGAGATGTTGGTGATCAATCTCATCAAGATTAGAGAAGATATTGCCGTAGGACATGTTAAATTTATGAATGAACTCAAAGAAAAGACAGAATCGATGCTCGATGTCATCCAGAATCATATCATTCTAGAACAGAAAGAATAA
- a CDS encoding DUF6090 family protein yields MIKFFRHIRQKLLIENKASKYLLYAFGEIILVVIGILIALQINNWNESRKLENKVASIYAIVKSDLQLDMENIDYVLEAMLPEDTLLGIILEGRMTRELYENCDNCEFVVGGFPDITLRSRGLTLLEENSTIFDAQKDSLFIQISEFYSYYFTEIEVDMEEIEMDYSDNFAFWKTNKTWFADNIHSIKNDDFVQYALTDPDYINRVASWRRLYFQNYLSHLKEYKESALILIADLDKQTNQ; encoded by the coding sequence ATGATCAAATTCTTCCGCCATATCCGCCAAAAGCTTCTTATAGAAAACAAAGCTTCAAAATACCTGCTCTATGCCTTTGGCGAAATCATTCTTGTCGTGATAGGAATATTGATTGCCTTGCAGATCAACAATTGGAACGAGTCTCGAAAACTCGAGAATAAAGTCGCTAGCATCTACGCGATTGTGAAAAGTGACCTGCAATTGGATATGGAGAATATTGACTACGTTCTTGAAGCAATGTTACCAGAAGACACATTGCTAGGAATAATATTGGAAGGTCGTATGACGCGTGAACTATACGAGAATTGTGATAACTGTGAATTTGTAGTAGGTGGTTTCCCTGATATCACCTTGAGGTCTCGTGGTTTGACTTTACTTGAAGAGAACAGTACAATTTTCGACGCGCAGAAGGACAGTCTATTTATTCAAATAAGTGAGTTTTATTCCTATTATTTTACAGAGATAGAAGTAGATATGGAGGAAATCGAGATGGATTATAGCGATAATTTTGCTTTTTGGAAGACCAATAAAACCTGGTTTGCTGATAACATCCACAGTATAAAAAATGATGATTTTGTACAGTATGCGTTAACCGATCCAGATTACATAAATCGCGTCGCATCATGGCGTAGACTCTATTTTCAAAATTACCTCAGCCACTTGAAAGAGTACAAAGAAAGTGCCTTGATTTTGATAGCAGATCTAGATAAACAAACCAACCAATAG
- a CDS encoding DUF6090 family protein, with the protein MESKFSKYLLYAIGEIILVVIGILIALQINNWNEGRKEASFEIQILKAFKESLETDLSDVDANINRHQQGLRSADSILVLLESTQSINEDSLAQLFAAAMMHTRFVHSTSAFESLKAKGVNIISNPILQKKIVDVYDSQYSFFLLNEQDFIDQIMIGYNTIMPTRFEESFNIDISTSELTGHLKPLDFEALKKDQEFLYYFKSLRNWTKIMIEFQYAILRSNIVDLQKMIDEEIERIEGL; encoded by the coding sequence ATGGAAAGTAAATTCTCAAAGTACCTCCTCTACGCTATTGGAGAAATCATCCTTGTGGTGATAGGGATATTAATCGCTTTGCAAATCAACAATTGGAATGAAGGCCGAAAGGAGGCTAGCTTTGAAATTCAAATTCTCAAGGCATTCAAAGAGTCGCTAGAAACGGATTTATCCGACGTAGATGCCAATATTAATAGACACCAGCAAGGACTCCGCTCAGCCGATTCAATTTTGGTTTTACTGGAGTCAACACAATCAATCAACGAAGATTCATTGGCTCAACTCTTTGCTGCCGCGATGATGCATACGCGTTTTGTTCATTCCACCAGTGCTTTTGAATCGCTCAAAGCAAAAGGAGTGAATATCATCTCAAATCCAATTTTACAGAAAAAAATTGTAGACGTTTACGATTCGCAGTACAGTTTCTTCTTGCTTAACGAACAGGACTTTATTGACCAAATAATGATCGGCTACAACACCATCATGCCAACACGTTTCGAAGAATCCTTTAATATTGACATCAGCACCAGCGAACTGACGGGCCACTTGAAGCCACTTGATTTTGAGGCCCTCAAAAAAGACCAAGAGTTTCTATATTATTTTAAATCTCTCAGAAACTGGACTAAAATTATGATCGAATTTCAATATGCCATCTTAAGAAGCAACATCGTTGATCTACAGAAAATGATCGATGAAGAAATAGAACGAATAGAGGGATTATGA
- a CDS encoding DUF6090 family protein produces MIKESRVSKYFLYAIGEIILVVIGILIALQVNNYNNELKIHKEEIALLQDLRIDLEMADGKIQKQLKYFRRSQDIHYQIYNESIGKASFDSTMRYHDLVWHSVVRDFIGENYTSKIGEISDERLMRILRDYLWREQLALEAIDEWNDVKFNKVRPFLDKNGLYDNQVAFNDDPYEFMTMGKDGIVINYHKLSELYGTQDLDQLLYYLRHSASWCLHCMGKLQDASANLNLAIDYYIDGDYEKLDDIEPLEGYY; encoded by the coding sequence ATGATAAAAGAAAGTAGAGTTTCAAAATACTTTCTCTACGCCATCGGCGAAATTATTCTCGTGGTGATAGGGATTCTTATTGCTCTTCAGGTGAATAACTACAACAATGAGTTGAAAATCCATAAAGAAGAAATCGCTTTGCTCCAAGATCTGAGAATTGACCTGGAAATGGCAGACGGAAAAATCCAGAAACAATTGAAGTATTTTCGAAGAAGCCAAGATATTCATTACCAGATTTACAACGAATCCATAGGCAAGGCTTCATTCGACTCTACCATGCGCTACCATGATTTGGTTTGGCACTCAGTAGTGAGGGATTTCATCGGTGAGAATTACACGTCGAAAATCGGTGAAATCAGCGATGAACGCCTAATGCGAATTTTGCGTGATTATCTCTGGAGGGAGCAATTGGCGTTGGAAGCAATCGATGAATGGAATGACGTCAAGTTCAACAAGGTTCGACCATTTCTCGATAAAAATGGACTTTACGATAACCAAGTAGCCTTTAACGATGATCCCTATGAGTTTATGACCATGGGTAAGGATGGAATTGTAATAAACTACCACAAACTATCGGAGCTGTATGGAACCCAAGATCTTGACCAACTTCTTTACTATCTCCGCCATTCAGCCTCTTGGTGCCTGCATTGCATGGGGAAGCTGCAAGATGCAAGTGCTAACCTAAATTTGGCCATTGATTATTACATCGATGGTGATTATGAAAAGCTGGATGATATCGAACCACTGGAAGGATATTATTAA
- a CDS encoding HPF/RaiA family ribosome-associated protein, with protein sequence MTIQVNTDNNIKGSQNMEAYFTEKIETGLKHFADHITRVEVHLSDQNGEKSGTNDIQCRLEARLEGQQPILAESREENHEKALSKAISKMQAALRTKIGKMQNNR encoded by the coding sequence ATGACAATACAAGTAAATACAGACAACAACATCAAAGGCTCTCAAAACATGGAAGCCTATTTCACGGAAAAGATAGAAACGGGATTAAAACACTTTGCTGATCACATTACTCGTGTGGAAGTGCACCTGTCTGACCAAAATGGAGAAAAGAGCGGGACCAATGATATTCAGTGCCGCTTAGAAGCAAGGTTAGAAGGGCAGCAGCCCATCCTCGCAGAGAGCAGGGAAGAAAACCATGAAAAGGCCCTGAGTAAAGCCATCAGTAAAATGCAAGCAGCACTTCGAACCAAGATCGGGAAGATGCAAAACAACAGATAA